One Rhodoferax sp. GW822-FHT02A01 genomic window, AAGTCCGATGACCCCAATATTGCAGGCATCCGCGTGGGCCAGTTCAGCCCCACCGTCGTGCGGCTGGTGGTGGACCTGAAGAAACCGATACGCCCGCAGGTGTTCAGCCTGACACCGGTAGGCGCCTACCAGCATCGGCTGGTGTTTGACCTCTACCCCGAGCAGGAGGTGGACCCGCTGGAGGCGTTGATCAGCGAAAAGTTCGGGGATCACACCGCGGCGGCGACCCCACCGGCTGCACCGGCTTACGCTGCATCCGAAACCGCGGCCAGCGATCCGCTGGGTGATCTGATGGCGCGCCAAACACAAAAGCCTGTCAAACCCAAGACGGAAGCGAGCGCACCCACAACAGCCACCAAACCAACTGCCCCGGCTGCAGTGGCTGGCGCACCCGACACGCGCAACAACGAAGACCTGCGCAGCGGTACCGAACGCCTCATCATCGTTGCGCTGGACCCTGGCCACGGCGGCGAAGATCCCGGCGCCATCGGACCGGGCGGCACACGCGAAAAGGACGTGGTGCTACGCATTGCCCATTTGCTGCGCGACCGGATCAATGAGGGCTCTGTCAAGGGCAACGCCATGCGTGCCTACCTGACGCGCGATGCGGACTTCTTTGTGCCGCTGGGCGTGCGCGTGCAAAAGGCACGCAGGGTGCAGGCCGACCTGTTCGTCAGCCTGCATGCCGATGCATTCTTCACCCCGGACCCACAGGGTGCCAGCGTGTTTGCCCTCAGCGAAGGCGGCGCCTCCAGCAGTGCAGCGCGTTGGATGGCGGCCAAGGAAAACAAGGCCGACTTGATTGGTGGCCTCAACGTCAAGGCCAAAGACGCCACCGTGCAGCGCGCGCTGCTGGACATGAGCACCACCGCCCAGATCAACGACAGCCTCAAGCTGGGCAAAGGTCTGCTCGGTGAAATCAAGCGGGTGGGCAAGCTCCATAAGGGCACGGTGGAACAGGCGGCCTTTGCCGTGCTGAAGGCGCCCGACATTCCCAGCGTGCTGGTGGAAGCGGCTTTCATCAGCAACCCCAGTGAAGAAGCCAAGCTCAACAGCGAGGAGTTCCAGATCAAATTGGCCGATGCGCTGATGCGCGGAATAGAAGCCTACTTCGCCAGAAACCCGCCGCTGTCGCGGGTGCGCACGACCAGTTGAGCAGACGGCACGCCCGCGGCGTGCGCGGGTCTATGCCTCAATGCGGATGCCAGTGGCCTTGTCGAACCAGTTGTTGTGGCGGCCGCTGACCGACATGCCGACGTGCTCACCGATATTGAGCTTGGTATTGGCCGGAGCGCGTACCGTGATCAGCCCGGCAGCCGTCTTGACCACCACGTAGGTGTCTGCGCCTGTGGGCTCCACCAGCAGTACCTCGCCGCGCCAGGCAGCGTTTTCATCCAGGTGGATGTGCTCAGGGCGTTGGCCCAGGGTAATGGCGCGCCCCGTGGGCGCGGGCAGTTCCAGCGAGCCACCGGTAAAGACGAAACGGGTTTGCGCGCCCTCGCCTTCTGCACGCCCGTCGATGAAGTTCATCATCGGTGAGCCAATGAATCCCGCCACGTAGATGTTGATGGGCGTACGGTAGATCTCGTCGGGTGTGCCGATCTGCTGCAGCACGCCGTCCTTCATCACGGCGATGCGGCTGCCCAGCGTCATGGCCTCGATCTGATCATGGGTCACATAGACACTGGTGATCCCGCTGACCAGGTGCAGTCGCTTGATTTCGGCACGCATTTCCACGCGCAGCTTGGCATCCAGATTGGACAGCGGTTCATCAAACAGGAACAGTTGCGGGTCGCGCGCCAGAGCCCGCCCCATGGCTACGCGCTGGCGCTGGCCGCCCGAGAGCTGCGAGGGGCGGCGGTCCAGCAGGTTCTCGATCTGCAGCATGGCCGCCACTTCATGAATGCGCTTGGTACGCACGTCCTTGGGCACTTTGCGCATCTCCAGCGCAAAACCGATGTTGTCTTCCACGCTCATGGTCGGATACAGCGCATAGCTCTGAAACACCATGGCAATGTCGCGCTGGGCCGGAGCCACACCGATCACGTCGCGTCCGCCAATACGCAAGGAGCCTTCGGTCGGCTCCTCCAGCCCGGCAATGATGTTGAGCAAGGTGGACTTTCCGCAACCCGAGGGGCCCACAAGAATCAGGAACTCACCGGGTGGTACCGTGATGTCGATTTTCTTGAGCACTTCCACGGCGGCAGCGCCTTTGCCAAAGACCTTGCGGATGCCTGCGATTTCAAGAGAGGAAGCCATTGTTCTTATCCTTTCACGGCGCCGGCCGTGAGTCCTTTTACAAAATACTGACCGGCCAGAATGTAGACCAGCATGGTGGGCAAGCCGGCGATGACGGCAGCGGCCATGTCCACGTTGTAGTTCTTCACGCTGCTGGTGGTGTTGGCCATGTTGTTCAAGCCCACGGTAATGGGTTTGCTGTCGGCTCCGCTGAATGCCACGCCGAACAAGAAGTCGTTCCAGATATTGGTGAACTGCCAGATCAGGGTCACCATCATGATGGGCGTGGACATGGGGATGACGATGCGCCAGAAGATGCGCCAGAACCCGGCACCGTCCAGACGCGCAGCATTCACCAGTTCACCTGGAATGGCCGTGTAGTAGTTGCGAAAGAACAGCGTCGTGCTGGCGATACCCGCCAGGCAGTGGACAAGCACCAACCCACCCACTGAACTCGACAGGTGCAGATAGCCAAGCACCTGGCTCATGGGCAGCAGAACCACCTGGAACGGCATGAACACGCCAAACAGCAAGAAGCCAAACAGAACGTCACTGCCCTTGAACTTCCACATGCTCAACACATAGCCGTTGATGGCACCCCAGGCTGTGGAGATAAGTACTGCCGGCACCGCCATGCTGACCGAATTCCAGAAATAAGGGCGCAGTCCGCGGCAGTCCACGCCGGTGCAAGCCTGCTCCCAAGCCAGCTGCCAGGAAGACCAGTTCATGCTCGTGGGCAGGCTCATCAAGTTGCCGGCGCGGATCTGGTCCGCATCCTTAAAGGACGTCACCAGCATCACGTACATCGGGGCCAGAAACAGCAGGGCCGCAACGACCAGGAAGCTGTAGACCACCAGACGATGAAAGGATTGGGTTTTCATGCTTAGCGCTCGTGGGGTTTGGAGCGGAGTTCGCTATACAGATAGGGCACCACGATGGCGGCCACGGTCACCAGCATCATGGTGGCGCTCGCCGCCCCCAGACCCAGTTGACCACGGTTGAAGCTCATGGTGAACATGAAGGTCGCCGGCACATCGCTGGAGTAGCCGGGGCCGCCCGCCGTGAGCGCCATGACCAGATCGAAACTCTTGATCGACAGGTGCGAGAGCACCAGGATGATGGAGAACATCACCGGTCGCATGATGGGCAGGATGATGCGCCAGTAGATGCGGGGCAACGAAGCGCCGTCAATCTGGGCCGCCCGAATGATGTTGTCGTCAATGCCACGCAGACCCGCCAGAAATAGCGCCATGGCAAATCCTGCGGACTGCCAGACACCGGCGATGACGACGCAGTAGATAGCCGTTTCGCTTTGCACCAGCCAGTCGAAGCTGAAGCTGGACCAGCCAAAATCGTGCATCAGTTTTTCCAGCCCGAGGCTGGGGTTGAGAATCCATTTCCAGGCCGTTCCCGTCACGATGAAGGACAAGGCCATGGGATAGAGATAGATGGTGCGCAAGAAGCCTTCTGCGCGCACCTTCTGGTCCAGAAAGATTGCCAGCACCATGCCCAGAATCAGTGAGCCACCGACATACAGGCTGCTGAAGATGCCCAGGTTCTTGAGGGCGACATACCAGCGGTCCATGTCCCAGAGTCTGGCGTATTGATCCAGCCCTACGAACTCGCTGTAATTGGGCAGCATGTGCGAGTTGGAAACGGAAAGAATGCCGTTCCAGATCATGAAGCCATAAATGAAGGCAAAGCCGAATACAAATCCGGGTGCCACCACCAGTTTGGGCAACAGGTCTTCCAGCTTTTTCATGAGCAATCCAAAAGAGGGAGCTTAACAGGCAGACAAGGGGCCGCACCTTGCGATGCGGCCCCTTGCTACAACACGATTACTGGGTCTTGGCGGCCTTGGCGATGTTCTTCACACCGTCGGCAACCGAGATCTTGTCATCGTTCCAGAACTGGCTCACAGCGTCCTGGATGGCGCCTGCAGCAGCGGGTGACACTGCCATGCCGTGGGCAATGGAAGGTTCCAGCGAACCAGCCTTGGCGGTGCTCACGAAGTCCTTGGCCGAGAGCTTGGCGCAGTCGTCAAACTTGGACATGTCCATGTTCAGGCGGACCGGTATGGAGCCCTTGTTCAGGTTGAATATTTCCTGGAACTGCACACCCATGATGCTGGAGGCCAGGTCGGCTTGCGCCTTTTGCGCCGCAGCATCTTTGAGCTTGAACATGGCAAAAGAATCCACGTTGAAAGTGTAGGCGTTGTCAGTTCCCGGAGCTGCGGCGCAGATGTAGTCCTTGCCGGGCACCTTGCCTGCGGTACTGAACTCACCCTTGGCCCAGTCACCCATGAACTGGAAGGCCGCCTTTTCCTGGATCACCATGGCCGTGGCCAGATTCCAGTCACGTCCGGGCGAAGCGGGGTCCACATAGCTATGTACCTTGCGATAGGTTTCCAGCGCCTTGGACATGGTCGGGCTGGTCAGTGCCTTCTGGTCCAGCTTGACCAGTGCATCGTTGTAGAACTTGGCGCCGCCAATGCCCAGAACCACGGATTCAAACGTGGTGAAGTCTTGCCAGTTCTGTCCACCGTGTGCGACGGCAATGAAGCCTGCCTTCTTGACCTTGTCTGCAGCGGCAAAGAATTCAGGCCAGGTCTTGGGTGCCGCAGTGACGCCGGCCTTCTTCAGCACAGCGGAGTTGGCCCACATCCAGTTCACGCGGTGCACGTTGACCGGCGCTGCAATGTAGTTGCCTTTGTATTTCATGATGTCGGCGACGACTTTGGGCAGCAATGCATCCCAGTTCTCTGCCTTGGCCACCGGATCGAGGTTGGCCAGAACACCTTCGGCAGCCCACTCCTGCAGAGCCGGGCCCTTGATCTGGGCAGCGGCAGGCGGGTTGCCCGAAACCACACGGCTCTTGAGCACGGTCATGGCGTTGTCACCACCGCCACCAGCGACCGCAAAGTCCTTCCAGGTGTTCCCCTTCTCCTGCATGATCTTCTTGAGTTCCGCGACCGATTTGGCTTCGCCACCGGAAGTCCACCAGTGCAGCACCTCCACTTCGCCAGCCATCACGGCAGTACCAGCCACCATCAACGCCGCAGCCGTGGCGAGTTTCGAAAGTTTCAGCATGTTCACTCCTCTAAAGTTATGTCTCCAAGCCTGAACACGTTCAGGAGCATTCTTGCGTCGATCAGAACACCCTACCCATAGCGGGTAATGAATGCGGAGACACAGCAAGTGTCCCCCAGCTACAGACCGATATATTGATTCCGATCAATGTAATGGTATCTGAGCCGCATTTAGTTTCAAAGTGTGCCAGCACACGGACAGGACCGGCCGGTCACGGCAAACTGCATCGATGGCACCTCATCTAAAAGGAAATCCCGATGCTTGAAACAATTGCAATCATTCTGCTCGTGCTCTGGGCACTGGGCATGGTCACGGCCTACACCATGGGTGGCTTCATCCACATACTGCTGGTCATTGCAGTCGTGGTTGTATTGATTCGCGTGATCCGCGGAAACAGCCCTCTTTAGCAGCAAAGAACCATGAACACAGCAAGGCTAATCGGCATTCTTCTCATCATCGCAGGTGGGCTGGCAGCAGCCTACGGCGGGTTCAGCTATACCAAGCAAACCCATGCCGCCACCATCGGCCCTATCCATTTGCAAATGACTGAGCAGGAACGCGTCAACATTCCGCTTTGGATGGGTCTGGGCGCACTGGGTGTCGGTGTCCTTTTGGTGGCAACTTCACGCAAAACTTGACTCCAGCCTGAACAGGCTCCACCTCCCGAAGATCAGGGGCTCATATTGCGCCGCAAACACTTTATTTATTCAGAGACTTGGCGGCAGTCTCGAAATCAAAACCCTGCAAGGCCTGCTCCAGTTCGGTAAATCGGTCACCCAGATGGCGCTGCAATACACCTTTGTTGTGCTCCAGAACATCGAGTGCATAGGGATCGTTGCCTTGAATCAGACGCTGCATTTCAAGCATCAGCGCGTCAAGTTGCCCGTGCGTCACGACGGCCGCATCCACCGGCTCAGGTCCGTCAGATTGCAGATTGGGCAATGCCCTACGCACAGATGTCAATAAGGCGTGCAGTTGCTGCGCCGCAGTCTGCAGTGTGCGCTCAATTCCGGCAGCATCTCTTGCCTCGTCTCTGAGCATGTCCTCCAACTCGGCTGCAGAGTGCTGCAGACCAGTCGCCCCCAGATAAGCCGCTTGTCCCTTGAGCGTGTGCGCCTGCCGTTCCGCCAACGCCACCTGCGCGGTTTGCAGCGATCGCCGCATATCCTCTATGGCCCCTTGTTGGGTGGCAACAAAGGACTGCAACGTTCTGAGGTACAGACCCTCGTTATGGCCCATGAGTGCAAGCCCACTTTCCATATTCAGACCGTCAATGTGGGCCGGCAACCGGACCTGTAGTTTGGAGCCGTGCGGCACATCTACCTGTTGCACTTTGCCCAAGTCGGCCTTCTGACCCAACCCATCACGTGGCGTAATCCATCGCAATAAGGATCCCCACAACTGGGCAGGCGCAATGGGTTTGGAAATGAAGTCATTCATCCCCGCCTCCAAGCAGCGATCCCGGTCTGCCTGCATGGCGTTGGCGGTCATGGCCAAAATGGGAAGTTCCTTGGCGCCATGGTTTTGCCGCAGCAAACGTGTAGCAGTAACGCCATCCATTACCGGCATTTGCATGTCCATGAGAATGAGATCGTAGGGAAGGTGCTCCAGTGCGCGTGCTTCCACGTTGTTCACCGCCTTCTGTCCATCTTCCGCGATGTCCACCTCAAAGCCGGCATCGGTCAACAGTTCATAAGCCACCTGCTGATTGAGGACGTTGTCCTCTACCAGCAGAATGCGTGCCCCCCTGAGCTGCTGCAGCTTGGCATCGAGCTTGTCCCGCGCACTCTGAGGCACGGGTTGTAGAGACATGGGCGGCGGCGGCGCTTTCCCTGCGACCTCCATCATGGTGTTGAGCAACAGAGAGCTGCTCACGGGCTTGGCCAAAACGTGCTCCACGCCCAGCAGCTCGGCACTGCGCACCAGTTCCTGGCGCCTGTGTGCAGTAACCATCTGAACAAATGGCACCACCTTGTGTGGCATCGCCTTGATCGCCCGTATGGTTTCCAGGCCATCCATACCTGGCATGAGCCGGTCCATCAGCACAAAATCAAATGGAGAGTTCTGATCATGGGCCGCCTGGATCATCTGCAATGCGCGCTCTCCACTATTGGCATGCTGC contains:
- a CDS encoding N-acetylmuramoyl-L-alanine amidase, whose product is MKRRAALIRAGSVVLALGLPHIVRGATIVSVRVWPAPEYSRVTIESDTALTARQTFVASPPRLAVDIEGLVLSPTLKELVAKVKSDDPNIAGIRVGQFSPTVVRLVVDLKKPIRPQVFSLTPVGAYQHRLVFDLYPEQEVDPLEALISEKFGDHTAAATPPAAPAYAASETAASDPLGDLMARQTQKPVKPKTEASAPTTATKPTAPAAVAGAPDTRNNEDLRSGTERLIIVALDPGHGGEDPGAIGPGGTREKDVVLRIAHLLRDRINEGSVKGNAMRAYLTRDADFFVPLGVRVQKARRVQADLFVSLHADAFFTPDPQGASVFALSEGGASSSAARWMAAKENKADLIGGLNVKAKDATVQRALLDMSTTAQINDSLKLGKGLLGEIKRVGKLHKGTVEQAAFAVLKAPDIPSVLVEAAFISNPSEEAKLNSEEFQIKLADALMRGIEAYFARNPPLSRVRTTS
- a CDS encoding ABC transporter ATP-binding protein, whose product is MASSLEIAGIRKVFGKGAAAVEVLKKIDITVPPGEFLILVGPSGCGKSTLLNIIAGLEEPTEGSLRIGGRDVIGVAPAQRDIAMVFQSYALYPTMSVEDNIGFALEMRKVPKDVRTKRIHEVAAMLQIENLLDRRPSQLSGGQRQRVAMGRALARDPQLFLFDEPLSNLDAKLRVEMRAEIKRLHLVSGITSVYVTHDQIEAMTLGSRIAVMKDGVLQQIGTPDEIYRTPINIYVAGFIGSPMMNFIDGRAEGEGAQTRFVFTGGSLELPAPTGRAITLGQRPEHIHLDENAAWRGEVLLVEPTGADTYVVVKTAAGLITVRAPANTKLNIGEHVGMSVSGRHNNWFDKATGIRIEA
- a CDS encoding carbohydrate ABC transporter permease translates to MKTQSFHRLVVYSFLVVAALLFLAPMYVMLVTSFKDADQIRAGNLMSLPTSMNWSSWQLAWEQACTGVDCRGLRPYFWNSVSMAVPAVLISTAWGAINGYVLSMWKFKGSDVLFGFLLFGVFMPFQVVLLPMSQVLGYLHLSSSVGGLVLVHCLAGIASTTLFFRNYYTAIPGELVNAARLDGAGFWRIFWRIVIPMSTPIMMVTLIWQFTNIWNDFLFGVAFSGADSKPITVGLNNMANTTSSVKNYNVDMAAAVIAGLPTMLVYILAGQYFVKGLTAGAVKG
- a CDS encoding sugar ABC transporter permease, which codes for MKKLEDLLPKLVVAPGFVFGFAFIYGFMIWNGILSVSNSHMLPNYSEFVGLDQYARLWDMDRWYVALKNLGIFSSLYVGGSLILGMVLAIFLDQKVRAEGFLRTIYLYPMALSFIVTGTAWKWILNPSLGLEKLMHDFGWSSFSFDWLVQSETAIYCVVIAGVWQSAGFAMALFLAGLRGIDDNIIRAAQIDGASLPRIYWRIILPIMRPVMFSIILVLSHLSIKSFDLVMALTAGGPGYSSDVPATFMFTMSFNRGQLGLGAASATMMLVTVAAIVVPYLYSELRSKPHER
- a CDS encoding ABC transporter substrate-binding protein — protein: MLKLSKLATAAALMVAGTAVMAGEVEVLHWWTSGGEAKSVAELKKIMQEKGNTWKDFAVAGGGGDNAMTVLKSRVVSGNPPAAAQIKGPALQEWAAEGVLANLDPVAKAENWDALLPKVVADIMKYKGNYIAAPVNVHRVNWMWANSAVLKKAGVTAAPKTWPEFFAAADKVKKAGFIAVAHGGQNWQDFTTFESVVLGIGGAKFYNDALVKLDQKALTSPTMSKALETYRKVHSYVDPASPGRDWNLATAMVIQEKAAFQFMGDWAKGEFSTAGKVPGKDYICAAAPGTDNAYTFNVDSFAMFKLKDAAAQKAQADLASSIMGVQFQEIFNLNKGSIPVRLNMDMSKFDDCAKLSAKDFVSTAKAGSLEPSIAHGMAVSPAAAGAIQDAVSQFWNDDKISVADGVKNIAKAAKTQ
- a CDS encoding lmo0937 family membrane protein, whose translation is MLETIAIILLVLWALGMVTAYTMGGFIHILLVIAVVVVLIRVIRGNSPL
- a CDS encoding response regulator, translated to MLVVDDNEDATLILCEMLDAMRFVVQHANSGERALQMIQAAHDQNSPFDFVLMDRLMPGMDGLETIRAIKAMPHKVVPFVQMVTAHRRQELVRSAELLGVEHVLAKPVSSSLLLNTMMEVAGKAPPPPMSLQPVPQSARDKLDAKLQQLRGARILLVEDNVLNQQVAYELLTDAGFEVDIAEDGQKAVNNVEARALEHLPYDLILMDMQMPVMDGVTATRLLRQNHGAKELPILAMTANAMQADRDRCLEAGMNDFISKPIAPAQLWGSLLRWITPRDGLGQKADLGKVQQVDVPHGSKLQVRLPAHIDGLNMESGLALMGHNEGLYLRTLQSFVATQQGAIEDMRRSLQTAQVALAERQAHTLKGQAAYLGATGLQHSAAELEDMLRDEARDAAGIERTLQTAAQQLHALLTSVRRALPNLQSDGPEPVDAAVVTHGQLDALMLEMQRLIQGNDPYALDVLEHNKGVLQRHLGDRFTELEQALQGFDFETAAKSLNK